The Vidua macroura isolate BioBank_ID:100142 chromosome 27, ASM2450914v1, whole genome shotgun sequence genome includes a window with the following:
- the LOC128819788 gene encoding olfactory receptor 12-like: protein MENHTRMSEFILVGFQSQPGSQVLLSALFCTMYVVTVVGNVCMLLIIRRDPNLHTPMYFFLENLSTLDICYSSVITPRAALAFLLGRRSISYTGCASQMFFFSLFGTTEAFFLAVMAYDRFTAICNPLLYQVIMSRRLCVLMVMGSYLSGCINCTIQTGFTFSLSFCGHREINHFFCEVAAVIHASCSDTLVNELVMLALCGPIIVGTALVVFVSYGYITITIIQMPSAESRHKAFSTCSSHMVTICLFFGTVFFMYAQPGAVSSASKSNTISIFYTIVIPMLNPFIYTLRNREVKGALKKQLKRFF, encoded by the coding sequence ATGGAAAACCACACCAGGATGAGCGAGTTCATTTTGGTGGGGTTCCAATCCCAGCCAGGATCACAggtcctgctctctgctctcttcTGCACAATGTACGTTGTCACTGTAGTGGGAAATGTCTGCATGCTGCTCATCATCAGGAGGGACCCCAACCTGCACACCCCAATGTACTTCTTCCTGGAGAACTTGTCCACCTTGGACATCTGTTATTCCTCTGTCATCActcccagggcagcactggcaTTCTTGCTGGGCAGAAGGAGCATTTCCTACACTGGCTGTGCTTCACAAATgttcttcttctctctctttggCACAACGGAAGCCTTCTTCCTGGCTGTGATGGCTTACGATCGCTTCACTGCCATCTGCAACCCGCTGCTCTATCAGGTCATTATGAGCAGAAGGCTTTGTGTGCTCATGGTGATGGGCTCTTATCTGTCAGGCTGCATCAACTGCACCATCCAGACAGGCTTCACGTTCAGTCTGTCCTTCTGTGGGCACAGAGAGATAAACCACTTCTTCTGTGAAGTTGCCGCAGTGATCCACGCCTCCTGTTCCGACACCCTTGTCAATGAACTCGTAATGCTGGCTTTGTGTGGGCCAATAATTGTGGGCACTGCCCTGGTGGTTTTTGTCTCCTATGGTTATATAACCATCACAATCATCCAAATGCCTTCAGCTGAAAGCAGGCACAAGGCCTTCTCCACCTGCTCTTCTCACATGGTGACAATCTGCTTGTTCTTTGGGACAGTGTTCTTCATGtatgctcagcctggagctgtgtccTCAGCCAGCAAAAGCAACACCATCTCCATCTTCTACACTATTGTTATTCCCATGCTGAACCCTTTCATTTACACCCTCCGAAACAGGGAGGTGAAAGGGGCTCTGAAAAAACAgttgaaaaggtttttttag
- the LOC128819661 gene encoding olfactory receptor 6Y1-like yields the protein MGGRNETKVMYFILLGFPTTGELQLLLFSALLLAYLLTVLENFLIILIIQNNTSLQNPMYFFLGNLSFLEIWYVSVIEPKMIIDVLSHDKRISFQGCMAQLHFFVTFVCTEYVLLAVMAYDRFVAICKPLRYPLIMSHKFCAQLLAGCWMCGLTTSSIKLSFIARLSFCDVDKINHYFCDISPLLNISCSDSSLAELVDFTLALLVIVVPLCTVVASYICILFTVLKIPSSQGRQKAFSTCSSHLTVVILFYSTTLFTYAHPKLMYTFRANKLVSVLYTVVVPLLNPLIYCLRNKEVRVAMRKTFTCRRITKEIN from the coding sequence ATGGGTGGGAGGAATGAAACCAAAGTCATGTATTTCATTCTCCTGGGTTTTCCCACCACTGGTGAActgcagctgcttctcttctctGCTTTACTTCTGGCTTATTTATTAACTGTGTTAGAAAACTTCCTTATCATTCTCATCATCCAAAATAACACCAGCCTGCAAAACCCCATGTATTTCTTCCTGGGGAATCTGTCTTTCTTAGAGATCTGGTATGTTTCTGTCATTGAGCCAAAGATGATCATAGATGTCCTGTCTCATGACAAGAGGATCTCATTCCAGGGGTGCATGGCACAGCTGCATTTCTTTGTGACTTTTGTTTGCACTGAGTATGTTCTGCTGGCTGTGATGGCCTACGACCGCTTTGTGGCCATCTGCAAACCCCTCAGGTACCCCCTCATCATGAGCCACAAGTTCTGTGCTCAGCTGTTGGCTGGCTGCTGGATGTGTGGTTTGACCACCTCTTCCATCAAGCTGAGCTTTATAGCCCGGCTCTCATTCTGTGATGTGGACAAAATCAATCATTATTTCTGTGACATTTCACCCCTCCTGAACATCTCCTGCAGCGATTCCTCTTTGGCTGAGCTCGTGGACTTCACCTTGGCTCTGCTGGTCATCGTGGTGCCTCTGTGCACTGTGGTGGCCTCCTATATCTGCATCCTGTTCACTGTGTTGAAGATTCCTTCTTCCCAGGGGAGGCAAAAGGCCTTttccacctgcagctcccacctgACTGTGGTGATTTTGTTCTACTCCACCACTCTTTTCACCTACGCCCACCCTAAGCTCATGTACACCTTTCGTGCTAACAAGCTGGTGTCAGTCCTGTACACGGTGGTTGTGCCACTTCTGAATCCTCTCATATATTGCCTTAGAAACAAAGAAGTCAGGGTTGCCATGAGAAAGACTTTTACTTGCAGAAGAATCACCAAAGAAATCAACTGA
- the LOC128819659 gene encoding histo-blood group ABO system transferase 2-like has protein sequence MRITKLHGLAILVTAGITGAIWYHHPFSPARAQEHEASPGEDSVLKSDLHEISLMFPWRRDVLVLTPWLAPIVWEGTFSRDILNAQYLQKNVVTGVVTFAVEKYVQFIEGFMSSANKYFLAGHPVNFYLFTDNPEKISHLQMAPENHLVVIPVQNDPRWQHISRTRMDIISSYIQSQFQHEVDYLYFMDIDVQLLAHIGVEIIDALVATISSWQVTPQHENNASEAHPESQSAIPEGQGEFYYTASFYGGSVPEVYKLTRACSAGLMEDTENGMEAPWHHERHLNRYLLQHRPTRLLSPEYYWDPELSSSTIQVKRMCPVRQHSQRQAPETKNVSLSSSQPH, from the exons ATGAGAATCACAAAATTACATGGACTGGCTATTCTAGTGACAGCAGGAATCACTGGTGCAATCTG GTACCACCACCCTTTCTCCCCAGCCAGAGCCCAGGAACACGAAGCCTCCCCTGGAGAGGATTCAGTCCT AAAATCAGACCTACATGAAATATCTCTGATGTTCCCATG GAGACGGGATGTGCTGGTGTTGACACCATGGCTGGCTCCAATTGTCTGGGAAGGCACATTCAGCAGAGACATCCTGAATGCTCAATATCTGCAGAAGAACGTGGTCACTGGAGTGGTCACTTTTGCTGTTGAAAA ATATGTCCAGTTCATAGAAGGGTTCATGAGCTCTGCCAACAAGTACTTCCTTGCTGGGCACCCCGTGAATTTCTACTTGTTCACAGACAATCCCGAGAAGATCTCTCACCTTCAGATGGCCCCTGAGAACCACCTGGTTGTCATCCCTGTCCAGAATGACCCCAGGTGGCAGCACATCTCCAGGACCCGTATGGACATCATCAGCTCCTACATCCAGAGCCAGTTCCAGCACGAGGTGGACTATCTGTACTTCATGGACATCGAcgtccagctcctggcacacaTCGGCGTGGAGATCATCGATGCCCTGGTGGCCACCATCAGCTCCTGGCAGGTCACCCCACAGCATGAGAACAATGCCTCTGAGGCACACCCCGAGTCACAATCTGCCATCCCTGAGGGACAAGGGGAGTTCTACTACACAGCAAGCTTCTACGGGGGCAGCGTGCCCGAGGTCTACAAACTGACCCGagcctgctctgcagggctgatgGAGGACACAGAAAATGGCATGGAGGCTCCCTGGCACCACGAGAGGCACCTCAACAGGtacctgctgcagcacaggcccACACgcctgctgtccccagagtACTACTGGGACCcagagctgagctccagcaccATCCAGGTGAAGAGGATGTGCCCCGTGcgccagcacagccagaggcaAGCTCCTGAAACAAAGAATGTGAGCCTTTCCTCTTCACAGCCCCACTAA
- the LOC128819660 gene encoding olfactory receptor 6B1-like, giving the protein MVQENDTHIHEFILLGFPTSTELQALLFVIFLAVYLLTVTENMVIITLVITNPQLHKPMYFFLGHLAFLEACYISVTVPKLLVTFVVKNKNISFTSCFAQLYFFIALVCTECVLLAAMAYDRYVAICTPLHYTLTMGRRACLQLAAGSWLLGFLIAVLKVFFISQLSFCGPGVINHFFCDISPLLNLSCAQRRFAEMVDFISALFTLLIPLSVIIISYTCIIRTILLIPKAQSRKKAFSTCASHLAVVIVFFSATLFMYARPRSINSRDLNKLVSIIYTIVTPMLNPCIYCLRNQEVKDTLLKVFCSRAAPSKVSASDP; this is encoded by the coding sequence ATGGTACAAGAAAATGATACCCATATCCATGAGTTCATCCTCCTGGGATTCCCtaccagcacagagctccaggctctgctgtttGTAATTTTCCTTGCTGTGTATTTGCTGACTGTCACCGAGAACATGGTTATCATCACTTTGGTCATAACCAATCCCCAGCTCCACAAGCCCATGTACTTTTTCCTGGGCCACCTGGCTTTCCTAGAGGCCTGCTACATTTCAGTCACCGTTCCCAAGCTGCTGGTCACCTTCGTGGTGAAGAACAAGAACATCTCCTTCACCAGCTGCTTTGCCCAGCTGTACTTTTTCATCGCCCTGGTGTGCACGGAGTGTGTCCTGCTGGCCGCCATGGCCTACGACCGCTACGTGGCCATCTGCACCCCGCTGCACTACACGCTCACCATGGGCCGCAGggcctgcctgcagctggccGCGGGCTCCTGGCTGCTTGGCTTTCTCATAGCTGTGCTCAAGGTCTTCTtcatttcccagctctccttCTGTGGCCCCGGGGTCATCAACCACTTCTTCTGTGACATCAGCCCGCTGCTCAACCTCTCGTGCGCCCAGCGGCGATTTGCTGAGATGGTGGATTTCATCTCAGCCTTGTTTACTTTGTTGATCCCTCTCTCTGTCATCATAATTTCTTACACCTGCATAATCAGAACTATTTTGCTCATTCCCAAGGCCCAGAGCAGGAagaaagccttttccacctgtgCTTCTCACCTGGCTGTGGTCATAGTTTTCTTCTCAGCCACGCTCTTCATGTACGCTCGGCCCAGGAGTATAAACTCCAGGGATCTCAACAAGCTGGTTTCCATCATTTACACCATAGTCACTCCAATGCTAAACCCATGCATTTACTGCCTCAGGAACCAGGAAGTAAAGGACACTTTATTGAAGGTCTTCTgtagcagggctgctccctccaAAGTTTCTGCATCTGACCCCTAA
- the SDR39U1 gene encoding epimerase family protein SDR39U1 isoform X1, whose amino-acid sequence MRGAAMRVVVGGGTGFVGRALTQLLRSRGHQVTHVSRQGGKDRITWEELSRCGLPLCDAVVNLAGENVLNPFRRWGDAFCREVISSRVETTKALAKAIAAAEQPPRAWVLVTGVGFYRPSPTAEYTEDSPGGDFDFFSRLVSSWEAAALIPGSPTRGVVVRSGVVLGRDGGAISQMLLPFRLGLGGPMGSGLQPFPWIHIQDLSGIVCHALEKESVQGILNGVAPSSPGTSNGTFAQELAAALGRPALLPVPAWAVRAVFGAERAVMLLEGQRVLPKRTLESGYRFIFPELPAALKDIVA is encoded by the exons ATGCGCGGCGCGGCAATGCGGGTGGTGGTGG GTGGTGGGACAGGCTTCGTGGGCAGAGccctgacccagctgctgcgGAGCCGAGGGCACCAAGTGACCCATGTGTCGCGACAAGGGGGCAAGGATCGGATCACCTGG GAGGAGCTGTCCCGCTGCGGGCTGCCCCTGTGTGATGCTGTGGTCAACTTGGCTGGTGAAAATGTCCTCAACCCTTTCCGCAG GTGGGGTGATGCCTTCTGCAGGGAGGTCATCAGCAGCCGGGTGGAGACCACGAAGGCCTTGGCCAaagccattgctgctgctgagcagcctcCCCGTGCCTGGGTCCTCGTCACTGGCGTAG GTTTTTAccgccccagccccacagctgagTACACTGAAGACAGTCCAGGAGGGGATTTTGACTTCTTCTCACGCCTGGTGAGCTCgtgggaggctgcagctctcatTCCTGGGAGCCCAACTCGTGGTGTTGTGGTGAGATCAG GTGTAGTGCTGGGTCGAGATGGCGGTGCAATCTCTCAGATGCTCTTGCCTTTCCGTCTGGGACTTGGAGGCCCCATGGGCTCTGGACTCCAGCCCTTCCCGTGGATCCACATTCAGGACCTGTCTGGGATTGTGTGCCATGCCCTGGAGAAGGAGTCTGTGCAAGGCATCCTCAATGGCGTTGCCCCATCCTCCCCTGGCACCTCCAATGGCACCTTTGCCCAGGAGCTGGCGGCAGCCCTGGGGCGCCCGGCGCTGCTGCCGGTGCCCGCCTGGGCCGTGCGGGCTGTCTTTGGGGCAGAGCGGGCGGTCATGCTGCTGGAGGGACAGAGGGTGCTGCCCAAACGCACCCTGGAGAGCGGCTACCGCTTCATCTTccctgagctgcctgcagccctgaaGGACATTGTGGCTTAA
- the SDR39U1 gene encoding epimerase family protein SDR39U1 isoform X2 has product MRGAAMRVVVGGGTGFVGRALTQLLRSRGHQVTHVSRQGGKDRITWEELSRCGLPLCDAVVNLAGENVLNPFRRWGDAFCREVISSRVETTKALAKAIAAAEQPPRAWVLVTGVFTAPAPQLSTLKTVQEGILTSSHAWCSAGSRWRCNLSDALAFPSGTWRPHGLWTPALPVDPHSGPVWDCVPCPGEGVCARHPQWRCPILPWHLQWHLCPGAGGSPGAPGAAAGARLGRAGCLWGRAGGHAAGGTEGAAQTHPGERLPLHLP; this is encoded by the exons ATGCGCGGCGCGGCAATGCGGGTGGTGGTGG GTGGTGGGACAGGCTTCGTGGGCAGAGccctgacccagctgctgcgGAGCCGAGGGCACCAAGTGACCCATGTGTCGCGACAAGGGGGCAAGGATCGGATCACCTGG GAGGAGCTGTCCCGCTGCGGGCTGCCCCTGTGTGATGCTGTGGTCAACTTGGCTGGTGAAAATGTCCTCAACCCTTTCCGCAG GTGGGGTGATGCCTTCTGCAGGGAGGTCATCAGCAGCCGGGTGGAGACCACGAAGGCCTTGGCCAaagccattgctgctgctgagcagcctcCCCGTGCCTGGGTCCTCGTCACTGGC GTTTTTAccgccccagccccacagctgagTACACTGAAGACAGTCCAGGAGGGGATTTTGACTTCTTCTCACGCCTG GTGTAGTGCTGGGTCGAGATGGCGGTGCAATCTCTCAGATGCTCTTGCCTTTCCGTCTGGGACTTGGAGGCCCCATGGGCTCTGGACTCCAGCCCTTCCCGTGGATCCACATTCAGGACCTGTCTGGGATTGTGTGCCATGCCCTGGAGAAGGAGTCTGTGCAAGGCATCCTCAATGGCGTTGCCCCATCCTCCCCTGGCACCTCCAATGGCACCTTTGCCCAGGAGCTGGCGGCAGCCCTGGGGCGCCCGGCGCTGCTGCCGGTGCCCGCCTGGGCCGTGCGGGCTGTCTTTGGGGCAGAGCGGGCGGTCATGCTGCTGGAGGGACAGAGGGTGCTGCCCAAACGCACCCTGGAGAGCGGCTACCGCTTCATCTTccctga